From Malus sylvestris chromosome 1, drMalSylv7.2, whole genome shotgun sequence:
tgcccgtgttcttcatgggcttgtaatccgggtgcctcggctttagcttcggtatcaggtgtgctatgctacggtaaatggccacgcatgtggcgttcaaaggtgtgtatgcctcatacctcggggtaggggctgtcctgacacgtgcttgacccactgtgttgactgcatGGGGTCAGGGATTATCGTGgcaatacccttggttatcgcgatagtgtcttttactccttttactaaaatgagactggtgaggatggaaatctttccttttgccctgagattgatatgtctgttgacttggcaaagtattaagtaaggcagggggaggcaccactgccgtttggaaggtcaagGTCTTCGCATTTAGttagatctggcttccactccctacttgctgataaggggtggctgtggagggtttcccttgatatgtctttgcctcggcgaaggcatggttgtaagcatgtgccatcacctcagagtaagtcttccaagtgttggcattgatcatgtacttaaagaaacaattaCGTAGGCAtgtcgtgaaggccttgagggtggtcttgtcatctgcctcagaaTGCAGCAAGAAtattcatggctgaaacgaccgtcatactctcgtagtgactcgtccggcttctggcgaatagtgtacaagtcatcttcatattgcaagcgatcggtctggaaaatgtgttgagagacaaacagttttctCAGTTTCTCAGTTCCTTAaatgttgagagacaaacattgatcaacatgagacttctctcaacccagctgtttcgacccgaagcaggagaagtggaggaagacacctccttgcagaagggttggaatgatcgaaaaccgtttatcgtgactgccaagacttcctaaaacaacgtcgagagaatcccctccacatatgctcgaagatcaatgacccaagggtttcaaaaagactcggtcccctcccacgacccaggccaactgccaatctagggaaggaaggacaggtcccagaggaacatgaaggtacatgagactctgaggtattccaacagactcgccctagaagtcagtacgacaagtccaaggaaaaaccacatgcccttactcaaactttcctacttccaagaggcaatgggacttacgaaagaaaattccagtggtacatgactccactcaggacccccttgtcctacagctcattgaggaagtaaacaagttgaaggtcgaacgtcaggccgagatacctgactggaaccagcccaggcctggccctctcaagTGATCGGTCACTTGTCGCACTgtaattggcttctgatgtcgacacatgtcacaTTATAATTGGCCTCCATGGTTGGAGGGAAATTCTTCTGGGTTCTTGACGATATAATGTTAActagtgctcagtagtttcgggattggtcaagtaggGTACAAACAGACACGAAACAAGGGGAAGAATTATTGCAGTCTCAACCTTATTAGGTATCTAGCACACAATCGTAAGGACTAGGGTTTGAGTAATTCTCCAACAATACATGAGTTATCATTTGGATTATTTCCCATGTGTAGATGATATATAGCATGATCAATTAGGGATTAAGGTATTGACACAATTCATTCTGCACTTAATCGGATATCCAAGATGTTGCAGTTCAGCACAAATGCACTCCGATGATGATTGAAAATGCTTGGGGAAATGTTGGTCAAGACTCAAGTATGTTTTGCTAATTTATTGTTGCGATTGGTTGGCAGTCAAGACCGGAAGAGCTATCCAGGGATGATCTCGTTTGCATAGTTTGAGTTTAAATTATAACAATATAGATAGCAAGCCTCTCTAGCACATGAGCTGCAGGCTTGAAGCATATTTCACTCAATCATGAACACAACAATATATACAACAAGCTGGAAAATTTCCAAATACTGTTCCTAGAAATAGAAGAAATCGTTCGCGAACTTGTTTCAAGCAGTTTATTTGACTAATAATTATGGTTTGCAATGCATAATGCTGTAATATTATGAAGTTGACAAAAAATGTTATCACTCTTGTCGACGTGTTTGTTACAAGACCCGCAAGAAGGTTGCCCCCATTTAAATTTTGTGCACAGATATGAACAAGAACAATTTTCTCATTCAACATATTACTACTAACAATGTTTCTATAAATCGACAAAAATCCATAATCATCAAACCTACAATGTCATACATTTCCATTCCATGACATAAACAAAACcataaattagaaaaaaacAATACAACAAAAAAACTCATTGTATTCATGTCCTTGCGAATTGTCGGATTCATCGCATTCATCGCAGTGCAAAATGCAACATAACTCTGTTTTTGCTCTGTTTCCACCCAACTCACCCAAGAAACTGGTACACAAGCTCCAAAAGCCCTCTCATTTGAGCCCTGAGGGTCAAAACCCTTCACACTGCCCACAAACCCATCTATGTTAAGCCGCCTCTCCTCCGCCAGGGCGGCCGCAGAAGGAGAAGGCCGGCTTTTGGGCCGCTTGTTCTTGATGAAGCAATCGCTTATCTGCTCCTCAACCATGTCAATTGTGGGCCCATAATTCCTCTCCAAAGCCATCACAGTCATCGTCGCAGTTGCCGACTTGCATAGGCTCGTTGCCGTTGGCGGAGGAGAGGGAGTTCTGCCGCTGGGGCTGGGGGAATTTGGGTGTgaagagaaaattggagaggtGGTAGTGGGCTTGGTGGAGGGAGGAGTAGATGTGGAGAATGTGGGTGGGGTCAGCGGTGCAAGGTAGCTGTTTGGCCATGAGGGTTGCTTGTTTTAGGGAGAGGATAAGGTCGAATAATGGTGGCGATGGTGGTTCTGGGTCTACTTCCGCCATGGATTCCATTGGAGAAGTCTCAATCTTTGCAGTGATCAGTATCTGTAGAAATCAATCAACCTGTTGTGTTAACTAGAAAGTGATGAAATTAACTGGAGAGTGATGAAAgttgcttctgcttctgcttctccAATAAGTTGTTTGCTTACCGGTGTGACGACACTCGGAGATTCTAAGGATCAGACATTGCGTTTTCagtttgggtttttgttttgattctCCAACACAACTTGTTAGGCTATCTTCATGGTTGGTCAAATGGCTCGTTTTAGTCTTTTGATCctctaaaatattaatattttaattaacagTACAATGTCATATTTGTTTCCATCTCCAACCAAGAGTCAAAGGGCCATaaggctcgttttagccttgtCATAAAAAcccgtctccaaccgaaggccaaAGAGTCATaaggtcaaacataatttattatttaaaaattacaacttaaattcaaatccaacgactAAGTGACGTCAGCTAGTCGTTGGTAGCTGACGtcaactagccgttggatttgaatttattttttgctataaatagggtgaaTAATAAGCTATAATTCACATAACtttaaattcaatttatttcaattcaatatttttcaattcaagtttacaATGAAATCCAACACAAAACAAGTCTGGCCCAAGTTGTGAAAATATTAAAGACAAACACCCCCAAAAGCTCTTAAACTTTTCCAAACAACCAACCTTCCACCTGCAATTTTCGAACTCTAAACACTCACCCAGCTCACAGCCCCTCAAGTTCCTTCCTTTTTTTACCATTTCGAGTAAAATCAACACAGCAGCAGATTTAGGCCTTCAGATTGTGGCACGACGGAGCTCCAACGATGGCTCCACGAGCACGAGGCAGAAAGGTTCTAcctttgtttcattttctcaACAGTTTCTCGCCTTTTCCCGCACTTTCTCGCGCGTATTTTCTGACATTTTGGCACTTTCACTTGGTATTTGCAGAAGGATACTCGAATGGATGCAGCCATTGATGCGACGCGTGAAATGGGTTTTGACGAGAAACTCGTTCGTGCTACGGTGAATGACCTACTGAAGGTGGGTTTAAATTTTAGTCTTCTGATTGTGTTTTCAGTATTTTCTGAGAGGAAATCGCATTAGGGTTTGGGTTTTGTTTGAAATGTGAAAAGGGTTTTGCTTTCAGGTTTATAAGGGAGATAATAGGACAGAGAATCCATGGCGATTTATCGAAGAGGGTTCTTATACGCTATTGGTTGAGCAACTTCTTGAGAAAGTAGAAGCCCATGAGGCTGCTGAAAAAAGGGTAAAGTTGATTGcttgttgtttttgtgtgctgAACTTGCTTCCCTTTTTGGTACATTGTGCTCTAATTCTCTCTGGCCCTTTGTAATTATGTTGTGTGATGCCCAGAAAATCTGTATCCTTTTTGTTAGTTTAGCGTAAGAACGAAGCATGTTTGTTTCTAAGTCGGGGTATTATCAGTCCAGTAATGAGAGAAGTTTAAGTGGCACATgcataaaacccaaatttagaAGGGAGAGAATCTGCAGAGAGTGGTGTATGAGGGGAAGATTTGTGGCGTAAAATatcatgggaagagagaaattGCTGAAAGCATGAGTTACAAACTCTCCACTGCCATCAAAGTGAAACACTTTAgttgaggaagaaaatgaattATTCACGTAAGCTGAAAATGCATCAGTTTTATCTCATGGGAACAACCAGGTACTGTTATCCACAAAAGGCACATAACACCGATGACCATGCATCACTATGAATTTCAGCAAAAGGAATAGTAGATGGCTTGGAAAGAATGAGCATCAGAGATAAAGCGGCAATGGTTATCTTGACAAAACTGATTTACAAAGATAAAATATGCGGTGATGTCAGGAAGTATATTAGACAAGTTAAAGGTTTGGTTTTTGGCAGTTAAAGTGAAAGAGCCAATGTGTCTAATAGAGGGACAAGAACTATTACCTGTTTTAATTGGATCTTGGCCATGACAGGTGTTAGCGAATTAGCTGTGATATGATTTGTTGCTCCCCTGTCGGTGAGACAAAATTAACTATGGAAACTGATGACCATAGGCTGGAGCCATGAAAGTCGGTGATGGAGAAGGTTCCTTGCCTTGATAAGATAACTTGGCTTGGTGTGGGTAATCCAGAGCAGTATGTCCAACTGTGTCACATGGATGACAGTGGATCTGTGTAGTACCAGAAGGTGCAGCTTGTTGGGTCTGTCTAGGGTCATGGTAACCTGAAGACTGTCGTTGGCTAAATTTCCATGGTGCTTGATTATGTTTGTGAATATTTGATTATAAAATTGTGAAAATGACCATAAGACTGATTGAGATTGCTAATTTTTGTTGCGAAAAGAAAGCTATCGTCATTGGTTTGCAGTGTGCTGCATTGTGTTTCTAGTAGCTGTTATCATGTCCAAGATTGGCTCACTACTAGGCGTCACAATATCCTGCTATTCCAACTTCTCTAAAGTAGGATTGTACATTAAATTGCCCTGCATTTCTGTGTGATAGAACTGCATTGTGTACATTCGTGATGTTGGTTCTCACCTTGACCTTTGTTACTTAATTGTACAAAATTAGTCAGAATTCTAGTCTGaacctttcaattttaattactGTTGGTAGCGTTGAGCAtacattgttttctttttcactttaaAAGGATGCTGCTTCACAAGACAATAATGCACCACAAGACGATGCCGCTATGCAAGAAGACACTGGTATGCAAGAAGGCGCTGGTATGCAAGAAGATGTTGCTATGCAAGATGATGCTGCTCCGCTAGAAGATGTTGCTTTACTAGAAGATGCTTCTCCGCTAGACGATGCTGCACCACTAGACGATGCATTAGCTGCTGTGCCCTCAAACACTGCCATTCTATCTACTTGCGATAATGCTCCACAAGATGCTGGATCAGTGGCCGGAACTGCAAGGACTGCCATTTTATCTACCTGCTCAGAGGCTGTCAACATCACATTGCTGACTGAGGATCCTTGTGACTCTGCATCACATACTAATGGACCTATCCCGGCATCAATGATTAAAATGCCAGGTAGCTTATCTTCTAATTATTCGTAAAAATCTAGTCATGTACAGTTTCCATTCATCACTACCATTATAAATGGTCACTTGTCTTGCAGATGCCAAGGATGGTCTCCGAGTAGACAGTCTCCCTCCCCGGAGGTCTAGACCTTACTACGGCTGGGTCTGTAGCAGTGACGAGGAATATCCTGTGGAAGTGGCATCGTCTCCATTGTCAGAGTTGGTTAAATTGCTTATTAGGCCAGATAAGAAGAAAAAGCGGAAGTCGAGGTgggacatgggacctgaagataTGTGAAGCTCTTGCCAATCATGTCACGCTTGTAATATGTAGAAATAGGAGTGTTGTATAGAAAACCACAGGTTTCGAACCTTTCGGCGACAAACTGATAGTATGAtcattcaaatctgttttatgGCGGTCTTACGTATCTTGTCGAAGTTTTGTGCAAACCAGTGCAactacagaggagaaatgtacATTTTGGAAGCCATTGGAACCCAATTTTTGTGTTTAGAAGATGGTGAAAGCTTGTGGGTGGCTTTAGTTCGTTGGTTCTTTAATGCGAGTAATCTAATCTGACAGGTGATTTTTCATCTTAAAAGTCGGCCTTTTTGCTTTACTTTGATTTTCAAGAGGATTATGGAGATTGGGTGTTGTTTTTACTTTCGGTTCGAAACTCTCTCTTTTCTTAGGGATAATAATTTTGAAGAATcttaaatttgaaaataattattaaaatggTTTCATAATGATGAGATTGTACAAGGACTTATAACTCATGTAATTAAGATTTAAGAGTGTTGGTTAAGCACCTTAAGCCAGGGATTTTTTCTACTAAAAATTGTTAGAAATGTTTTTGATAATCTAAAAGtacttttggttatttttaaAGTACTTTAAAAAATAACCATAATATAAAAATTCAAGCTTGAAATAGAgtagaaagaaaggaaaactaatgaaaagggcttgaaaactttgagttttaatgataaggacaaaataaagggtaaagtgaatagtaccaggattgactttttagtgtaaaaatgtggtttttcgttaaagtgaacagtaccgggtgtttttcgttaaagttccctagaaAGAATGGGAGAAGTTTTTCAGGAATTCGGtttagtacatcaagtgtcATCATATAATTggttaaaagttttttttttttagtttccaACCAATTTTATTATTACACTTCTTGTATCGAACTGTGTTTCTGCCACATTGAAAAATATCTGGTGAAATAGAGAGATTGTCCTAACCTAGGGGACAATTATATTACTGAATCCTATGTAAAAGTGGCTACATTGTCTCATCGTAATTAATCCGAGGTTCACACttcaacaaagaaacaaaaaataataaaaaatatcaaattacgCGCGTATTTAACCCAAACGAACCTGAAAACAGATATTCCCTCTCTGCGTGGAGCTTTTCTCTCTAAACGGATAAGACTCCCTCTCACCTCACTGAGACTCCGAAAGCTCAAACTTTCACACAAAAAGCTTCTCTCGACCTTCAATGGCGCTAGGGTTTCATCTGAATTAGAACCTCTCGCCGACTACCTACTAGTTAAAATGAACTTCTCGGCAACTTTTCGAGGGAATTTTGTTCCCTTATCGCAGTGCAGTTCTTGCTGCGATCTTCGTTTTCAGCCCTGTTTCGCTTCCGGAACTGGTTCATGGGGAAAACGGCACCGTCGCAGAAGCAGCTTGAAGCTCCAGGTTTCAAGGTAAGGTTTTCTCTGTAAAATCTCACCAAATTATTACCAAATTATTATTGTTCTTGTTGCTGTTTGGAATTTGATTATTGTGGTTAATTTAGAATTTTGAGGAAGCGAGAGGTTGTTTGTAGAGTGAGTGAGACAGAGACAGAACCGGATAGCAATAACGATGAGGTGCAATTTCAAGTTCTAATTTCGTTAAATTTTGATGTTAATTtctgtacatttttttttctcaattctTATTCATTTTGATATGGTAGGAAAAAGGACATGGAAATGAAGGTGGAGATTCTGATGCTGCCGTCCATCACGATTCGCAGCCGGTAGTTGCAGACCAAGCAAACAATGATGCCGAAACTAAGGCTCAATTTGGGGTCCAGGTAATGTCAgtcaattgaaaaaaattattttccctTACATTTCAGAGTTTTGTGATGTACTTAGTGATacaaattgttttctttgttgtttCTCATGATCGAGGTAGTAGTATGAATAACCATTCATTAGTTATACATGAAAATATTGTCCCTTGGAGTTCAGTATGAAATTCCGTGGCAACTTTTCCATTAGATATCAAATCCTCTAACAGGGGGTATTGCAAAATTGCTCTGTTGACACTTATTGTGCTGAGGTTGTGTTTATGACAGGATGTTGAAAATGTAGAAGTTTCAAGTGGATCGCCTCTTCCAGGTGTGAAGGTGATTATGAAGTTCCTTGATGTTTCTTGTGTAAGACATCTTTTTTTATATCATCTCTTCTTTTTAACACCCTCTTCTTAATAATTTCTTGAACAGCCGCAACTGGGTGAATCCATGCGGATTCCCAAGGAAACACTCGATATTCTTAAGAACCAAGTTTTCGGCTTTGATACCTTTTTCGTGACAGGCCAGGATCCATATGAGGTGAATTGACTGATTGcatttcattttactttttatgtctATGTCAATTTCTCCACCGGAAAGAAGTGAAGAAAACATAGGGAATGGCAATGCGTGTATAACCTCAGTTGTTGGGTATTGGGTAAAGCTCCTTTCAATATTCCAATGGAGCGTACGGATTTATGCACGCTTATTTGTGGACTTAAAACTATCCTTCAAAGAGTAATTGAGAAAATACAGATAGTAGCAAACCATTGGAATGGTAAGATATGCTTTCTAGCCTGCCTGGTTGAAAATCTCTGATTTTGTGTTACCTCTGCCAGAGTGGAGTATTGTTTAAAGGAAACCTGCGAGGAGTGCCTGCTATAAGTTACGAAAAGATATCAAAGAGACTGCAGGTATCTATTTCTATACTTCATTTCACAGTATAAACTTATGATTGCTTCCCTATTAACATCTGCACAATCTGTTTGTAGGATAAGTTTGGGGATGAATATAAGCTTTTCCTCCTAGTCAATCCTGAGGATGATCAACCGGTGGCCGTTGTAGTTCCACGAAGGACATTACAGCCAGAGTCAACTGGTGATTCTTTAGCTAATTAGCTCCTGCCCTGTTACGGGATTTCTGTGGAAGTTGTAGGCAGAAATCAATCTCTAAAGCTTATGATTTGTTCCAATGATGGATTTGGTGTCAATCTTGCAGCCGTCCCAGAGTGGTTTGCAGCTGGTGCTTTTGGATTGGTCACATTGTTTACCCTACTTCTTCGAAATGTTCCTGAATTGCAGTCCAATTTACTGtatgtaattttcttttcttgtataTTCATTATACTAAATAGATAGATAATAATGCACACTCATGATAATATGTCCCAGGTCAGCTTTTGATAATCCTGAGCTGTTGAAGAATGGTTTACCTGGAGCCCTTGTAACTGCAGCTGTTCTGGGCGTGCATGAACTCGGTCATGTTTTAGTTGCAAATAGCACTGGAGTCGTGCTTGGAGTGCCATACTTTATCCCCAGTTGGCAGGTGAATTTCATATGAAGAAAGTGCCCCCAACCCCCGTATTTTTATAAGACGACTGGACATATACTAAGTAATTATCTGTGTATATCTGCACAACAGTATCTTTACTTTCCATATAGGCTGGTTGTTGTGAATTTTATTTgtcactagttttttttttttacgatctTGTCACGAGTTGAAAGAACTGGTAGGAGAAGTACAGAAATTATAATCTAACTTATGTCTTGCTTCTCATGAGGCAGGCATTCTTGCTTCTACGTGTGCatactggtttagtttgattttCTTCTGCTAAAACACAGACAAATTTTGATGAACTGTTTGCTGGCAGATAGGCTCTTTTGGTACAATTACAAGAATTGTGAATATTGTACCCAAGCGTGAAAATCTTCTGAAAGTTGCGGCGGCAGGACCCTTGGCTGGATTTTCCTTGGGATTTGTCCTGCTGCTTTTAGGATTCTTCTTACCACCTGGCGATGGCATTGGCGTTGTTGTCGACGCTTCTGTTTTTCACGAGTCTTTTCTTATTGGGGGTACTGGTAAGCACTTCACTTTAGAAATGTAGTTCATGCTTAAACTTTGTGTGTATATGTTGACTGTAACATTCATTTCTCTTACAGCAAAGCTTCTTCTCGGTGATGTGCTAAAGGAAGGCACTCCCATATCTCTTAACCCTCTCTTGTTATGGGCGTGGGCTGGACTCGTTATCAACGCTATTAACAGCATTCCGGCTGGAGAGCTCGATGGGGGCAGAATTTCGTTTGCCATTTGGGGAAGAAAGGTATGCAATTCGAAGTTCATCATGACTTAAACCAGCAACTTGAAGGCCGGAAATCTGTACTGATCAATCGTTTCATTCAACAGGCTGCAACTCGCATCACAGGTGCTTCAATCGCGCTGCTCGGATTATCATCCCTAGTCAGCGACGTGGCGTTTTATTGGGTAGTTTTGATATTCATCTTACAGAGAGGGCCGATTGCTCCACTCTACGAGGAGATCACAGATCCTGACGACAAGCACGTTGGCCTCGGCGTATTAGTTTTGTTCTTGGGATTGCTGGTATGCTTACCATACCCCTTTCCCTTCGTAGACGAAATCATGACGAGTTTCTAACGGAAGTGGCTCATGCATACATACTGGAATCAGATACTAGTCGATACATACGTCGTCGTTCAATAGCATGGATTGTTCACCataaggataacaatcagccTATATGTTTCTATTAATAAAAGTGAAGTTATTTTTTAGTTCTTTTATTATGATGTATGTTCAACATTGGATATCAAAGAGGGAGGACTAGTACAGAACGAATTTACTGTCATTTGATATTCCGGTTCAATATGGCTTGTTGTGTGGTGA
This genomic window contains:
- the LOC126623529 gene encoding uncharacterized protein LOC126623529 isoform X1, with the translated sequence MAPRARGRKKDTRMDAAIDATREMGFDEKLVRATVNDLLKVYKGDNRTENPWRFIEEGSYTLLVEQLLEKVEAHEAAEKRDAASQDNNAPQDDAAMQEDTGMQEGAGMQEDVAMQDDAAPLEDVALLEDASPLDDAAPLDDALAAVPSNTAILSTCDNAPQDAGSVAGTARTAILSTCSEAVNITLLTEDPCDSASHTNGPIPASMIKMPDAKDGLRVDSLPPRRSRPYYGWVCSSDEEYPVEVASSPLSELVKLLIRPDKKKKRKSRWDMGPEDM
- the LOC126623498 gene encoding probable zinc metalloprotease EGY2, chloroplastic, which produces MNFSATFRGNFVPLSQCSSCCDLRFQPCFASGTGSWGKRHRRRSSLKLQVSRILRKREVVCRVSETETEPDSNNDEEKGHGNEGGDSDAAVHHDSQPVVADQANNDAETKAQFGVQDVENVEVSSGSPLPGVKPQLGESMRIPKETLDILKNQVFGFDTFFVTGQDPYESGVLFKGNLRGVPAISYEKISKRLQDKFGDEYKLFLLVNPEDDQPVAVVVPRRTLQPESTAVPEWFAAGAFGLVTLFTLLLRNVPELQSNLLSAFDNPELLKNGLPGALVTAAVLGVHELGHVLVANSTGVVLGVPYFIPSWQIGSFGTITRIVNIVPKRENLLKVAAAGPLAGFSLGFVLLLLGFFLPPGDGIGVVVDASVFHESFLIGGTAKLLLGDVLKEGTPISLNPLLLWAWAGLVINAINSIPAGELDGGRISFAIWGRKAATRITGASIALLGLSSLVSDVAFYWVVLIFILQRGPIAPLYEEITDPDDKHVGLGVLVLFLGLLVCLPYPFPFVDEIMTSF
- the LOC126623529 gene encoding uncharacterized protein LOC126623529 isoform X2, whose product is MAPRARGRKKDTRMDAAIDATREMGFDEKLVRATVNDLLKVYKGDNRTENPWRFIEEGSYTLLVEQLLEKVEAHEAAEKRDAASQDNNAPQDDAAMQDDAAPLEDVALLEDASPLDDAAPLDDALAAVPSNTAILSTCDNAPQDAGSVAGTARTAILSTCSEAVNITLLTEDPCDSASHTNGPIPASMIKMPDAKDGLRVDSLPPRRSRPYYGWVCSSDEEYPVEVASSPLSELVKLLIRPDKKKKRKSRWDMGPEDM